GGCTCGCGCGGCATGAGCAGGACGTCGCTCCCCGCTTCCAGCGAGCGGATCGCGGCTTCGCTGGCCCCGTAGTCGTCGGCGATGGCGGCCATGTCGAGCGCGTCGGTGAAGAGGACGCCGTCGAAACCGAGGTCGTCGCGCAACATGTCCGTCATGAAGTACGGCGACAGCGTGGCGGGCGGGGCGCCGGCGCCGAGGATGCCGGGGGCCGCGACGTGGGCCGTCATCACCGCGTCGACGCCCTCGGCGATCGCGCGCCGGAAGGGGACGAGTTCGAGGCTGTCGAGGCGGGCGCGGTCGCCGGGAATGACCGGGAGGGCGACGTGGGAGTCCGTCCCGGTGTCGCCGTGGCCGGGAAAGTGCTTGGCGGTGGCGAGCAGGCCGGCTTCGCGCGCGCCCCGGATGAACGCCGCGCCGAGCGCCGCCACGCGCTCGGGGTCTTCCCCGAAGGAGCGCGTGTTGATGATGGGATTGGCGGGGTTGTTGTTGACGTCGAGCACGGGCGCGAAGGCGATGTGGACGCCGAGGGCGCGCGCCTCGATGCCGGTGATCCGGCCGGCGGAGTAGGCGTAGTCCTCATCGTCCGCCGCGCCGAGCGCCATCGCGGGGGGGAGGACGGTCGCGCCGGGCATCTCGAGCATGTTCGGCAGCGCGTACACGCCGCTGACGCGGAACCCGGCGCCGGCCTCGAAGTCCGCGGCGACGAGCAGGGGAACGTCGGCGGAGGCCTGCAGCCGGTTCAGCCGCGCGGCGTACCCGAGGGGGGTGCCGAGCGATATCACGATCCCGCCGATCGCGTCGTCGCGCACGAGGGACTCGATGCGCGTGAACTCCTCGTCGTCGCGCGGGGCGTAGCCGCCGCTCATCCACACCATCACGAGTTGCGCGACCCGCTCGCGCAGGCTGAGACCGGCCAGCGTCTCCTCCACCCAGGCCCGCGCCTCGGCGGAAAGGACGGACTCGACCGGCGGATGGCCGCCGAGGGCAGCGGCGGCGCCGGAGCCGGCCGGACCGGAAGCGGCACCCGAACCGGCGGCGACCGTGCCGGCGGCGACCGTGCCGGCAGGGTCCGCACCGGGGGGAGCCGAACCGGGGGCGGCCGGGCTCGGAGCGGCGGCGCCCGCGCTGGCTGGAACCGCACCGGCGGGGCCCACGGCGGCGGGACCGGAAGCGGCGGGACTGGAGGAGGAGCGGCAGGCGAACGAGCCGACGGCCAGGACCGCGACCAGCCCGAGGGCGACGACCGTCCGGCCGTGCGCGACCTCCCTCCGCACGCGCGCCATGGCCCTCCGTTGCCCGTCCCGCTTTCGGGGGCCGCCCAACGTCTCTAGTCTCCGCACCATGTCGACCTCCGCCCGCCCCGCGTCTCGCGCTCGCTGCCCCGAACCTACGCGGCGCGAGATGAATCCGCTCGCCGGTTTCCTCCCCCTTCTTCCTCTCCTTCTTCCTCTCCTTCTTCCCCTTCTCGCCATCACCGCGTGCGGAGGGCCGGAATCGGGAGCGGGAGCCAGCGGGGCGGAGGCGGAATCGGCGGTGGCGGGATCGACCGGGGGGGGCGCGGCGACCGTGCGTCCGGGGATCGATGTGCTGCTCGCGGATTCCTCGCATCTCATCGACGGGCGGCGCGTGGGGCTGATCACGAACCGGAGCGGCGTGGGGCGCGACGGCACGAGTTCCATCGACCTCCTGCACGGCTACGCGGACGCGGAACTCACGGCGCTCTTCGCGCCCGAGCACGGGATCCGGGGCACGGAGGCGGAGGGATCCGCAATCGACGACGCGATCGACGAGGGGACGGGGCTGCCGATCTACTCGCTGTACGGCGAGACGCGGGCGCCCACGCCGGAGATGCTGGCTGCGGTCGACGTGCTCGCGTTCGATATCCAGGACATCGGCGCACGGTACTACACCTACGTGTCGACGATGGCGTACGCGATGGAGGCGGCCGGGCGCGCGGGCGTCCCCATGATCGTCCTCGATCGCCCGAATCCGATCGGTGGCCTCACTCAGGGTCCCGTGCTGGACCCGGCCTTCGCGACCTTCGTCGGCCTGTACCCGGTGCCGGTGCGCCACGGACTCACGGCGGGCGAACTCGCGCGCCTGTACCGGGGGGCGTTCGGCGTGGAGGTGGAGTTGCACGTCGTGCCGGCCGCGGGCTGGTCCGCGGAGCGCTGGTTCGACGAGACGGACCTCCCCTGGATCGCGCCGTCGCTCAACATGCCGTCGCTGGAGAGCGCCACGCACTACCCCGGCACCTGCCTGTTCGAGGGGACGAACCTCTCGGTCGGCCGCGGGACGCCGACGGCGTTCCAGGTGCTGGGCGCGCCGTGGCTGGACGGCGAAGCCTGGGTAGCCGAGATCGCGGCCGTCGCGGGCGCGGAGGAGGCGGCAGGCGCGGAGGCAGCGGCGGGGATCGCGCGCCTGCCGGGGGTCGAGATCCGCGCAGTCGCGTTCACGCCGGAGTCGCCGAGTGACGGCAGGTTCAGGGGGGAGGAGATCTCGGGGATCCGCCTCACGGTGACGGACCGCTCGGCCTACGACCCGGTGCGGACCGCCGTGGCCGCGCTGCTCGCCGCGCGCCGGCTCTCCGGCGACGCCTGGGAGTGGAGGGTGCGCCACTTCGACCGTCTCGCGGGCTCGGACGGCCTCCGGCTCGCCATCGACCGCGGCGCCCCGCTCGACGAAATCACCTCGCAGTGGGCGGCCGACGTCGCCGCCTTCGAGACGCTCCGCCGCCCCTACCTGCTCTACCCCCGCTGACGTTCCCGCGGGAACGCGCGTCGGCGGCAGCCGGCGGCGGGACCCCTACCGGGGGACGATGATCCGGGCGGCCTGCGGCGAGACCTTCGCTTCCATCGGGGTCTCGCCGCGGGGGTCGCCGTCGATCTCTATGGCGACGGGCGGGTCGGCCTCGATCCGGACGCTGCGGGCCTGGAAGTAGATGATCTTGTCGTCCCCCGAGAACCGGTTTCGCGTGACGCGCCAGATGATGCGGGCGACCTCGGGGAGGTTGCTGGGGGCGTAGATGCACACGTCGATGAGGCCGTCCTGGAACGAGGCCCCGGGCGCCATCCGGAACTCCACGGGAAGGGGGCCGGCCCCGAGCTGGCCCGCGTTCGCGACGAGGACCATCGACGCCTTCACCTCCACTTCCTGGTCGTCGGCGGTGATCCGGAAGTCGGCGCCGGGGCGGTTGATGACGTTCTTGAGTCCGCTGTAGATGTAGGCGCCGAAGCCGAGGCGGCTCTTGAGTTCGGCGGTGGCGTCGGCCATGACCTGCGCGTCGAGGCCCGCGCCCGCCATGAGCGCGAACGTCTCTCCGTTCGCCTCCGCGAGGTCGATGCTGGTCACTTTCCCCTCGACCGCGACCCGCACGCTGTCCTCCAGCGACGTGGGAATGTCGAAGTTGAGGGCGAGTTGATTGGCGGTTCCGAAGGGGACGATCGCCACGGGCACGGACGTTCCTGCGACGCCGCGCAGGGCCACGCTCACGGTGCCGTCGCCCCCCGCCGCGACGATGGCGCGGTATCCGCGCTCCGCGGCCTCGCGGGCGACCTCCAGACCCTCCTCGGAATTCGCGGCCTCGATGATGTCGAAGGGGACGCCCCGCGCGGCGAAGGCGCCGCCCAGCCGCCGGCGCAGCGTCTCGGGACCCGTGGTTCCGCCCCCCGCGCCGGGGTTGAGGAGCACGAGGAACCGCTCGGAATCGGGATAGAGGTGCGCGCCGGACATGCTACCGGGGACCCCCGCCGGGGTCGGGGTCCTCGCCGGAATCGCCGTCAGAGCCGGAGCCTTCGCCGAACTCCCACTCGCGGAAGAGGAAGAGGCTGTAGGTGCGGTCGTTGGCGACGTTCGTGCCCAGGCTGAGCCCGAACAGCCGCTCGTCGAACCGGCTTGCGGTGCCGGCTTCGACGGACCAGCCGGGGAGGAACGCCCAGTCCAGGGCTGCCCGCGGAGGCCCGCCGCCCAGCGGCTGCCAGTAGGAGAGGAAGAGGGTGTTGCTCGCGTCCCACCCGACTTCCAGCGCCGTGCGCTCGAACAGGCTCCGGTTCGCGACGGTCCCGGCGCCGCGCCCGGCGGCGATCGGCGTCAGGTTGAGGTAGCGGATGCCGGTCGCCCCAAGCGCGGACGTGAGCCCGGAACTCAGCGGACCGAAGAGGAGCTGCTGCCCGACCCTCTGGGCCAGTTGCGGGTCGGCGGAGCGGTAGCACGGCGTCCCGACCGCGAGCAGGCAGTACTGGTCGGTGTCGCTCATGGGCGGGTTGCTCGTCAGCAGGACCTCCGGCTCGATGGCGGTGCCGGTGATCCGGGCCTCGACGAACACGGGGCCGTCGATGGTCCGGTCCCGGTATTCGGCGGTGATGTCGATGATGGGATTGAAGCCGGCGTCCCCGACGAACTGCATGCTCCCCGCGGTGATCCGGAGCGGCCGGACATAGGGGGGCACGCGGTCGAAGAAGTAGGTGCCCCGCGGCATCTCGGCGCTTCCGCTGATGTCGAGGATGTCGAGGCGGCGGTCCATGTAGACGGAGATCCCTTCCCCGACGACCTCGGCATCGAGCCGTCCCGACTGCAGACGGAGGTTGGAGCCGAGATCGACGTTCGCGTCCAGCACGAGGTTGTCGAGGAACGGGTTCCGGAACTGTGCCAGCACGCCTTCCGCGGACGCGTCGAGGAAGTCGAACACCTCCACGTCGCCGGGATTGAAGACTTCGAGTCCGCGGAGGAACTCGTCCTGCTCCAGGAATCCGTCGGAGAGGACGACGTCGCCGCTCACCCAGGGTCTCGCGTAGGCGCTGTCGAGCCGCGCCCGGCCGCTCACGGCGAACTCCATGTCGTTGCGCACGATGCCGTGGAACTCGTCCGCGTCGAAGTCGAGGGCGAAGACCGGGTTGGTGATCCGGGCGATGTCCACGGTGCCGCGCGTCCGCAGCGACCCGCCGAGATCAGACCCCACGTAGGCCGAATCGACGAGGGCGATCGACGAGCCCCGGAAGGCAATGCGGGCGCCGACGTCGGTGAGCCAGACGCCGAGGTCCGGCACCCAGCCGCGCCCGTTCACGAGGCGCAGGGCGCCGTCGTAGCGGAGGGCGCCGGGGGCGCCGCGAATCGAGAGGTCGGACTCGGCGATGCCGGTCACCGCCTCGAAGGTCGGCAGCACGAGTTCGACGAGCGCCAGCGGGAGGCGGTCGCCGGTCAGGTCGAGGTCGAACGGATCGTCGAGGAGGCGGCGCTCCACGGGCAGGATCGCGAGGTCCGTCGCCACGGAGCCCCCGAGTCGCCCGAGGAGGGCGCCGCCGTCGACGAGGTCGACCTCTCCCGCGAGTTCGCGATCGGCATAGTCCACGCGCGCGTTGAGCGCATCGTAGCCCTGGTGCTGGAGGGACGGATCGAGGACCTCGAATTCCGCCGTCACCACGGGTTCCGCCAGCGTGCCCGTCGCCGTCACCCGTCCTCCGAAGGTGCCTCCGAGGATCGGTTGCTCCGAGAGCAGGTAGCCGAACTGGTCCACGCGCACGCCGAGGATCTCCACCGCGAGCGATCCTTCGCCGGCGGCGGGGATGCGGCCGTCGGCGCGGAGCCGGCCGAGTTGGCCGTTCAGGAAGAGGTCCTCCACGAGCAGCGCCGAGTCGGAGTAAACGACCCTGGCGGGCGTCTGGAGGGTGGACTCGAGCTTGCCGAGACGGAGGCGGAGATCCGTCAGGCCGGCGCTCCAGAGGTCGCCCCCGACCACGACGCCGCGGCCCGAGACTTCGAGGCTGGAGTCGCGCTGCGCGTAGAATTCGGCGTCCAGCGCGTCGGCGCCGGGCTCGGCGGTGCCCGAGCGGGCGAGCCGCACGGAGAGCGAATCCACCCGCCGCCCATCCAGCTCGACGTTCGTCGCCGTGAACCGGGAGCGCAGGTCGCCGAGGCGCGGCGGGTCGAACAGTTCGACGCGGGCGGAGAAGTCTCCGGCGCGATAGCTGCGGAAACGCGCACCCGAAGCGTCGATGTCGGCGTCGAGCGTGAAGTCTCCCCAGCGGCCCGTGGCGGTCCCCCGCGTCACGAGCCGGCCTTCCAGCCCCTCCGTCGGTTGCCGGTCCCGCCGGGCCCGGCCCAGCAGCTCCTCGATGGTATCGAACAGCGCCTCGCCCGCCTCGGCCGCCGCGCCGCCCGGAATCTCGTCCACGACCCACCGGTCCCAGTCGGAGAGGTCGGGGGCTTCCGCCTCGAAGGCGATCTGCCCGCTCCGCTCCTCCGCGAGCCCGAAGTCGCCCTGCACCGAGAGCGTCCCCACGTCGGAGGCGAGGAAGGCGCTGTCGATCGTCGCCACGCCGTCGGCCACCCGCAGCCGCACGCGACTGTCGAAGATCTCGGCCTGGTCCACCTGCGAGGGGAGGATTTCGACGTCGAAGACGGCCTCGAGCGTCGCGGGATCGAGCCCCTCTCCCTGCACGCGCCCGCGCACGGCGAGCCGCGACGCCGGGGCGCCCTCGACCCACTGGTCCAGCGAAAGGTCCGTGCCCTCGATCTCGGTGTCGTAGCGCAGTTCCTCCGCCGCGAGATCGAAGTCGCCGTTCAGGGTGAGCCGGCCGCGCGCGGATTCGAGTTCCGCCTCGAGGGCCAGCGCCTCGAGACTCCCGCGCGCCCGGATGGGACCGGTCACGGTGCCCGCCAGTTCGATTCCCGGGGCCCAGGGGCGCAGCAGCGTGAGCGCCAGCGGGTTCGCGTCGATCGCCGCGTCGACCTGCGACCGGGCGAGGTTAAGGAACCCGGAACCCGCGAAGCGCGAGCGGTCGCCGGCCGGCGTCCGGTGCTCGACGGCGCCGTCGAAGGCGACGCCGCTGTCCTGTTCTCGGTCGAGGGTGAGGGTCCCCTCGAAGCGCCCGTCGATCCCCAGGTCCATGCCGATGAGACGGGTCCAGCGGGACTCGAAGGCGGCGACTTCCACGCCGAGGCGCCGCAGGCTCAAGAACTCCTCGCCGATGCCGACGCCGCCCCGGGCCTGCAGGCTGGAAGGCGGCGTGTCCGGATCGGGGTCGTGCAGCGTAAGATCGGCGATGATCATCAGGTCGTCGACGTAGCCCGAGCCACGCAGCGTGCCGCGCATCGTGCCCGGCGGCGTCTCCGGCGCCGCGGCGGCAACCGGGCCGGGCGCGGCCGCCTCGCCGTCCGCGGACACGGAGTCCTGTCCGAGGAGCGGGCCCAGGTGCGCGAGATCGAAGGGCGCCAGCGTAACGCCGATGCGCTGGAACCGGGGACGCCGGTCGAGGGCGAGGGCGAACCCTCCGGTCATCCGGGTCTGGCCGGTTCGGAAGTCTCCGTTCGCGACGTCCACGACCGCGTCGCCGCCGCGGCCGCTGAGGTCGATGGACATGGGGCCGCCACCGGTCTCGGGCAGGTCGATGGGCAGCCAGCGGAGGTCCCGGACGTCGAGCGGGTTCGCCTCCAGCGCGAACTCGAAATCGACGCCGTTCGAGGCCATCCACCCTTCCCCGCGGATCGTGGACTGGTCCGTCTCGAACGTCTCGATCTCCAGGTGGGCCGTGTCGCCGATGGTCAGATTCATCCGCAGGTTCGAGAGATCGAGCGGCTGGTTCACGGCGAGCAGCGTGCCGGCCGCCTCCTCGACCTCGATCATGAACGGAGCCTCGGGATCCGTCACGCGCGCCACCGGGAACCGGCCGCTGAGGTTCGTCAGTTCGAACACGCGCTCGAACTCGCCATCCGGCCGCTCCCGCAGGGCCCACGGCGACTCCCCCGCCCGCGCCTCGCGCAACGCCTCCGCCCTCGCGGCTCCCGTCATCGTTGCCGTCCACGGGGTACGGATCTCGATGCGGCCGGAGGCGACCGTCGCGTCGTGCAGGAGGATGCCGAGCGCGGCCTGCGGGGCGCCGGGCGCCTGCGGTGCCGGAAGGAGCGAGGCCGCCGTCACGGCCCCCGGCTCGGCCGCCGGGTTCGGTGGCGGCGGTGCGGACGGGGCCGGCGTTGCGGCGGGCAGCGGCGGCGGGGGCGGTTCGAAGATGCGGTCGTAGTTCCAGCGGCCGTCCGGGTACTGGCGGAGGCGGAGGTCCAGACCGCGGGCGTGGAGCCGGCCCACGTCGAGTTGCTGCCGCAGGAGCGCCAGCGGGTCGTGCTCCATCGTGACGGTGTCGAGGGCCAGGAACAGTTCCCCGTCCGCGTCGAGGATCTCGAACCGGGAGACCGTGAGGTCGCTGAGGAGATTCCCCGAAATCGCGTGGCCGATGCGCACCTCCCCGTTCACGCTGCGGGCGAGGGCGCTCTCGAGCAGCGACAGGGCGGCGTCCCGGCCCCCGGCGGTCTGCGTAACCCCGATGAAGACGCCGATCACCAGCAGGCTCGCGACGACGGCGAGCGGCAGCGCGATGCGGCGGCGGCGCGGCGCCGGCGCGGACTCCGACCCGTTGGCCTCGCGCGCGGACCCGTCGGAGCCGGACGCGCTCAAAACGCTTCTCCGATGGACACGTGGATCTGCACGCGGCGCCAGAGTTCCAGCAGGGGGTGCGGATCATCGAACCGGAAGGGGTCGAACCTGACGGGCTGCGGCATTTGGACCAAGGTTCCGTCCTCCGTCGAAACAATTGCCGGTAGCTCGGTCGCGAATGTTGTATTGTACCCGATATCGAGCCGGATGGAACCGATCGGGCTCGCGTAGCGGAGTCCCAGGCCGGGCGTCCAATGGAGCTTTCGAAGCTCCGTGAGCCGCTGCGAGACGCTTCCCGCATCCCCGAAGAAGACGAGACTCCATCGGTCGCTCAGGTACCGGCGCAGTTCGATGCTCAGCTCCAGGTGGGCGTCGCCGCCGCGCGGCCGCTCGTCGAAGGCGGCGGGGTTCTGCGTCGCGAGCCGTTGGACGCACGCCTCGAAATCTCCCGTCGGGCAGTCTTCCGCCTCATCGGCCACGAGCACGCGGGGGCCGAGGAGGTTCTGGCCCACGCCGCGAACGCTCTGCGAGCCGCCGACGAAGAAGCGCCGGGACGGATGGATGAGCCGGTCGGTGCGGGGGGCGCCGGGCGTGAAGATGCGGGTGCCGGGGAAGCGGACGATGCCGGTCCGCGCCCGCGCCGCGAGCACGAGACCGGGTTCGAGTTCCCGGAAGAGGGCGGCCTGCGCCACGATCCGGGCGTACCGGTACTGCGAGCCCGTCATCTCGTGGGCGACCTCCCCCTCCGCCGTCAGGTAGTAGCCGCGGGTCGGGCGGAGCGCGTCGTCCGTCTCGTTGTAGAGCCCCGTGAGGGTGAGGGGCGCCAGCCAGCGCGACCGCGTCACGGTGACGATGTCCTCGGGTTCGCAGAAACCGAAGTTGATGCAGAAGAAGATGTCCGCGGACTGCTCGCCGAAGCCGGTGTAGCCCGGGGAGTAGGAGAGGGTGGCGGACGCCCGGCGCCCGAGTTGGCGCGTCAGACCGATCTCGGCACCGAAGCCTTCCTGGATGAAGACGTCGGGGATCGTCTCCCGTTCGACGAAGAGCCGGGCGCTGAAGCTGTTCTCGGCCGACAGGGCGACGGGGAGGAGCAGTTCCGCCTGGAGCCGGTAGTTCAGCGTCCGGAAGTCGGGGTCGGCGCCGACCTGGGAGCAGGGGAAGGACCCGTCGAACTGGTCCGCGGCGATGTTGCCGAGCTGGCCGGTGAGCTGCAGCCGCCGGGCCCCGCCGAAGAGGTTGCGGTGCGTCAGCCGCGCCTCGGTGCGCAGGCACTGGTCGGTACTCCAGCCGCCCCCGAGGCGGGCCGCCCGCGGCGGGGCCGGCGTGACCTGGACGACGAGATCGAGCGTCGAATCGGCGGTGGCGGCCTCGGGGGGCGTCGATTCCCGGCGGATCGAGGCGAAGCGGATGGCCTCGAGGCCGAAGAGGTTCCGCTGCCCCTCCAGCTCGGCCTCCTGGTTGTAGTAGTCGCCGGCGCGCAGGGGGAAGAGGTCGCGGATCACGTCCTCGCCGATCGTCTCGCCGCCCTCGATGCGGATCTCCCTCAGGCGATAGCGGGCGCCGGGGCGGACGTCGAGCGCCACCTGCGCGGTCCCATCCCGCCCGCGCGCAAAATCCTCCAGCGCCATCGCATTGACGTAGCCCTGGCGGCGCAGCGAACCGATGAGGCTGTCCACGCCGGCCTGGAGCCGCCCGCGATCGAAGGGGGCGCCGACGCCGATGTCGACGAGGGCCGCGGCCTCCTCCGCGCCGAGGGCTTCGGGCAGCCCCTCGAGGGCGAATTCGTCGATGAGGGTCGCCGGACCTTCCTCGATGACGAAGGCGACGCTGGCGTCGACGCCGTTCGTGCGGACGACGTGGCGGACGTCCGCCTCGAAGTGCCCGCGGAAGTTGTAGTACAGCCGGAGCCGGTCGGCGTCGACCCTGACGGCGAGCGTGTCGAGATACGCCCGTCGGTGCGCGAACCCCCAGTTCGTCACCAGGCAGAAGGGAGACAGCAGGAGGCTCGTGCATTCGGTGCTGCGCGTGGTGATCACTGCGCGCAACTCCCCGTCGGAGAGCGTCTCGTTGCCGCGGAAGCGGAGGGAGGTGACCTCGGCGCGGCGCGGACCCGCCTCGCCGGCCGCCTGCGCGCTGAGCGGAGACGGCCCGAGGTGCGGCGACGGCCCGACGAACGAAGGCGGCCCTGCGAGGGTGACGGCCAGCGCCAGCCCGGCCAGAGCCGCGGGTTTCACACCGCCGCCTCTGCGGCCCGGCGGCGCAGCCTGACGACGAGCGCGATGCCCCCCGCGAACAGGAGGACCGAGATCACCTGGGCGAGCGTGAAGCCTCCGAAGAAGCGGTCGTCCTTGGCGCGGAAGATCTCGATGACGAAGCGCTCGACCGCGGCCATCCAGAGCCACATGCCGAAGAGCCACCCCTGGACGTGCGGGTGCCGCCGCAGCCGCCACAGGATGAAGAAGATGATGAGCGAGAGTCCCGTCTCGTAGATCTGCGTGGGGTGGACGGCGAGGACCTCGGCGTCTGGGATCGCGGGGTCCACCTCCGCCCCGAAACGCCGCAGGTTGCCGGCGGTCGTGGGCGGCAGGCCGTTGGGGAAGGCGATGCCGACCCACGATTCCGTCGGACTCCCGTAGTCGTCGCCGACGAGTAAGCAGCCGATGCGGCCGATCCCGTAGGCGAGCGGGAGCGCGGGCGCGATCGCGTCCACCCCGAGGCCGGGGGTGACGGGGCTTCGGCGCAGCACCCACAGGACGCCGATGCACCCGCCGATGAACCCGCCGTACCAGACGAGTCCGCTGCGCGAGAAGAGCATCCCCAGCGGATCGGCCGCGGTCTGCTCCCAGTAGAGGAGGACGTAGTAGATCTTCGCCCCGACGATGCCGCCGATCAGCGCCCCCAGCAGCATGTCCGCCGCGAGGTCGCGCCCGGCGCCGAGACGCGTCGTTTCCGCGCGCAGCACCATGTACCCGCTCAGAAAGGCGAGCGCCATCATCACCCCGAAGGTGGTGATGGTGATCTCGCCGAGAACGGGCAGCGTCAGTGTGAAGAGTTCGGGATACACGTCTGGTACGCTCCTCGTTGGCTGCTGTGTCGGTCGTTGGCGGTCATGGCTCGCGTGCCGGCCGTCATGCGAGGCCGGGAAACGCGAGCGCCGCTTCGGCGTTGAGCGACCACGGGCTGCGTTCCCCTCTCGCCAGGCGGAACCGCGCGGCCGCGGCGATCATCGCCGCGTTGTCCGTCGCGAGGCGGGGAGACGG
The Candidatus Palauibacter scopulicola DNA segment above includes these coding regions:
- a CDS encoding DUF1343 domain-containing protein; this encodes MNPLAGFLPLLPLLLPLLLPLLAITACGGPESGAGASGAEAESAVAGSTGGGAATVRPGIDVLLADSSHLIDGRRVGLITNRSGVGRDGTSSIDLLHGYADAELTALFAPEHGIRGTEAEGSAIDDAIDEGTGLPIYSLYGETRAPTPEMLAAVDVLAFDIQDIGARYYTYVSTMAYAMEAAGRAGVPMIVLDRPNPIGGLTQGPVLDPAFATFVGLYPVPVRHGLTAGELARLYRGAFGVEVELHVVPAAGWSAERWFDETDLPWIAPSLNMPSLESATHYPGTCLFEGTNLSVGRGTPTAFQVLGAPWLDGEAWVAEIAAVAGAEEAAGAEAAAGIARLPGVEIRAVAFTPESPSDGRFRGEEISGIRLTVTDRSAYDPVRTAVAALLAARRLSGDAWEWRVRHFDRLAGSDGLRLAIDRGAPLDEITSQWAADVAAFETLRRPYLLYPR
- a CDS encoding diacylglycerol kinase family lipid kinase, whose product is MSGAHLYPDSERFLVLLNPGAGGGTTGPETLRRRLGGAFAARGVPFDIIEAANSEEGLEVAREAAERGYRAIVAAGGDGTVSVALRGVAGTSVPVAIVPFGTANQLALNFDIPTSLEDSVRVAVEGKVTSIDLAEANGETFALMAGAGLDAQVMADATAELKSRLGFGAYIYSGLKNVINRPGADFRITADDQEVEVKASMVLVANAGQLGAGPLPVEFRMAPGASFQDGLIDVCIYAPSNLPEVARIIWRVTRNRFSGDDKIIYFQARSVRIEADPPVAIEIDGDPRGETPMEAKVSPQAARIIVPR
- a CDS encoding translocation/assembly module TamB domain-containing protein, translated to MSASGSDGSAREANGSESAPAPRRRRIALPLAVVASLLVIGVFIGVTQTAGGRDAALSLLESALARSVNGEVRIGHAISGNLLSDLTVSRFEILDADGELFLALDTVTMEHDPLALLRQQLDVGRLHARGLDLRLRQYPDGRWNYDRIFEPPPPPLPAATPAPSAPPPPNPAAEPGAVTAASLLPAPQAPGAPQAALGILLHDATVASGRIEIRTPWTATMTGAARAEALREARAGESPWALRERPDGEFERVFELTNLSGRFPVARVTDPEAPFMIEVEEAAGTLLAVNQPLDLSNLRMNLTIGDTAHLEIETFETDQSTIRGEGWMASNGVDFEFALEANPLDVRDLRWLPIDLPETGGGPMSIDLSGRGGDAVVDVANGDFRTGQTRMTGGFALALDRRPRFQRIGVTLAPFDLAHLGPLLGQDSVSADGEAAAPGPVAAAAPETPPGTMRGTLRGSGYVDDLMIIADLTLHDPDPDTPPSSLQARGGVGIGEEFLSLRRLGVEVAAFESRWTRLIGMDLGIDGRFEGTLTLDREQDSGVAFDGAVEHRTPAGDRSRFAGSGFLNLARSQVDAAIDANPLALTLLRPWAPGIELAGTVTGPIRARGSLEALALEAELESARGRLTLNGDFDLAAEELRYDTEIEGTDLSLDQWVEGAPASRLAVRGRVQGEGLDPATLEAVFDVEILPSQVDQAEIFDSRVRLRVADGVATIDSAFLASDVGTLSVQGDFGLAEERSGQIAFEAEAPDLSDWDRWVVDEIPGGAAAEAGEALFDTIEELLGRARRDRQPTEGLEGRLVTRGTATGRWGDFTLDADIDASGARFRSYRAGDFSARVELFDPPRLGDLRSRFTATNVELDGRRVDSLSVRLARSGTAEPGADALDAEFYAQRDSSLEVSGRGVVVGGDLWSAGLTDLRLRLGKLESTLQTPARVVYSDSALLVEDLFLNGQLGRLRADGRIPAAGEGSLAVEILGVRVDQFGYLLSEQPILGGTFGGRVTATGTLAEPVVTAEFEVLDPSLQHQGYDALNARVDYADRELAGEVDLVDGGALLGRLGGSVATDLAILPVERRLLDDPFDLDLTGDRLPLALVELVLPTFEAVTGIAESDLSIRGAPGALRYDGALRLVNGRGWVPDLGVWLTDVGARIAFRGSSIALVDSAYVGSDLGGSLRTRGTVDIARITNPVFALDFDADEFHGIVRNDMEFAVSGRARLDSAYARPWVSGDVVLSDGFLEQDEFLRGLEVFNPGDVEVFDFLDASAEGVLAQFRNPFLDNLVLDANVDLGSNLRLQSGRLDAEVVGEGISVYMDRRLDILDISGSAEMPRGTYFFDRVPPYVRPLRITAGSMQFVGDAGFNPIIDITAEYRDRTIDGPVFVEARITGTAIEPEVLLTSNPPMSDTDQYCLLAVGTPCYRSADPQLAQRVGQQLLFGPLSSGLTSALGATGIRYLNLTPIAAGRGAGTVANRSLFERTALEVGWDASNTLFLSYWQPLGGGPPRAALDWAFLPGWSVEAGTASRFDERLFGLSLGTNVANDRTYSLFLFREWEFGEGSGSDGDSGEDPDPGGGPR
- a CDS encoding BamA/TamA family outer membrane protein; amino-acid sequence: MKPAALAGLALAVTLAGPPSFVGPSPHLGPSPLSAQAAGEAGPRRAEVTSLRFRGNETLSDGELRAVITTRSTECTSLLLSPFCLVTNWGFAHRRAYLDTLAVRVDADRLRLYYNFRGHFEADVRHVVRTNGVDASVAFVIEEGPATLIDEFALEGLPEALGAEEAAALVDIGVGAPFDRGRLQAGVDSLIGSLRRQGYVNAMALEDFARGRDGTAQVALDVRPGARYRLREIRIEGGETIGEDVIRDLFPLRAGDYYNQEAELEGQRNLFGLEAIRFASIRRESTPPEAATADSTLDLVVQVTPAPPRAARLGGGWSTDQCLRTEARLTHRNLFGGARRLQLTGQLGNIAADQFDGSFPCSQVGADPDFRTLNYRLQAELLLPVALSAENSFSARLFVERETIPDVFIQEGFGAEIGLTRQLGRRASATLSYSPGYTGFGEQSADIFFCINFGFCEPEDIVTVTRSRWLAPLTLTGLYNETDDALRPTRGYYLTAEGEVAHEMTGSQYRYARIVAQAALFRELEPGLVLAARARTGIVRFPGTRIFTPGAPRTDRLIHPSRRFFVGGSQSVRGVGQNLLGPRVLVADEAEDCPTGDFEACVQRLATQNPAAFDERPRGGDAHLELSIELRRYLSDRWSLVFFGDAGSVSQRLTELRKLHWTPGLGLRYASPIGSIRLDIGYNTTFATELPAIVSTEDGTLVQMPQPVRFDPFRFDDPHPLLELWRRVQIHVSIGEAF
- a CDS encoding prolipoprotein diacylglyceryl transferase is translated as MYPELFTLTLPVLGEITITTFGVMMALAFLSGYMVLRAETTRLGAGRDLAADMLLGALIGGIVGAKIYYVLLYWEQTAADPLGMLFSRSGLVWYGGFIGGCIGVLWVLRRSPVTPGLGVDAIAPALPLAYGIGRIGCLLVGDDYGSPTESWVGIAFPNGLPPTTAGNLRRFGAEVDPAIPDAEVLAVHPTQIYETGLSLIIFFILWRLRRHPHVQGWLFGMWLWMAAVERFVIEIFRAKDDRFFGGFTLAQVISVLLFAGGIALVVRLRRRAAEAAV